A stretch of Acipenser ruthenus chromosome 1, fAciRut3.2 maternal haplotype, whole genome shotgun sequence DNA encodes these proteins:
- the trmo gene encoding tRNA (adenine(37)-N6)-methyltransferase isoform X1 gives MEMSKINFPTSTDCDHRVQKLQQQVSVMRKEIKNLRQHADSAVREQRKSLAALQSVVASMKEDGLLKDVKADSLPTGRTVTSQALEKGVIQTAPIGYIESCFSSKNGTPRQPTICSLSRAVLKINKSIFNNPEHSLIGLDQYSHVWIIFVFHKNGHVSCKAKVKPPRLNGVKTGVFSTRTPHRPNAIGLTLAKLEIIKGDTVYLSGIDMIQGTPVLDIKPYIPDYDSPKGRRNQLDTEESANQDQAEPAAVVNDSEKKNTMKRDVLSGNLAIPKITVGLTEEEKYLTDNTYFESQITVLADKNASCDPEVDAIYQTPNEQKMLSALAEVKSYISQSGAFSEASVENTATQSYCATADPCKDEPNKCNEHVVYDEASNTTIASWVRASPVTSLEVRFTPHAERDLNAFEPQYQAELGKPVFRYLKSADEAKAAIKGVLSADPRSVYRRTRCRDQLFYFTLDTAHITCWFGEGFAEVLRIKAVDN, from the exons ATGGAAATGTCTAAAATTAATTTTCCAACTTCGACCGACTGTGATCACCGAGTGCAAAAACTCCAACAGCAAGTTTCAGTAATGAGAAAAGAAATTAAGAACCTAAG gcAACATGCAGATTCTGCAGTTCGTGAGCAAAGGAAAAGTTTAGCTGCCCTCCAATCTGTTGTGGCAAGCATGAAAGAGGATGGACTTCTGAAGGATGTAAAGGCAGACTCATTGCCGACTGGTCGTACAGTGACAAGTCAAGCTTTAGAAAAAG gaGTTATTCAGACTGCGCCAATCGGTTATATCGAGTCCTGCTTCTCTTCTAAAAACGGGACCCCAAGGCAACCCACAATTTGCAGCCTGTCCCGTGCAGTACTGAAGATAAACAAGTCCATTTTTAACAATCCAGAGCATTCGTTAATAGGCTTAGACCAGTATTCGCACGTGTG GATTATATTTGTCTTCCATAAAAATGGGCATGTGAGCTGTAAGGCGAAGGTGAAACCACCAAGACTCAATGGGGTAAAAACTGGGGTCTTCTCTACCAGAACTCCCCATCGTCCCAATGCAATAGGACTTACTCTTGCAAAATTGGAAATAATTAAAG gggacACGGTTTATCTGTCTGGAATTGATATGATACAAGGAACTCCAGTCCTGGATATTAAACCCTACATTCCTGACTATGATTCACCAAAAGGCAGAAGAAATCAGCTCGATACAGAGGAAAGTGCAAACCAGGACCAAGCTGAACCAGCGGCAGTGGTTAATGAtagtgagaaaaaaaatacaatgaagaggGATGTTCTTAGTGGTAATTTGGCAATTCCAAAAATTACCGTTGGCCTTACAGAGGAAGAGAAGTATTTGACTGACAACACCTACTTTGAATCTCAGATCACAGTTTTAGCGGATAAAAATGCATCGTGTGACCCAGAAGTGGATGCTATTTATCAGACCCCAAATGAACAAAAAATGCTTTCTGCTTTAGCAGAAGTTAAAAGCTATATAAGTCAGAGTGGTGCTTTCAGTGAGGCTAGTGTGGAAAACACAGCCACCCAGTCATACTGCGCTACAGCAGATCCTTGCAAGGATGAACCTAATAAATGTAATGAACATGTTGTGTATGATGAAGCTTCCAATACTACCATTGCATCCTGGGTAAGAGCGTCTCCTGTGACCAGTTTGGAAGTCCGGTTCACTCCACATGCCGAGAGGGATTTAAATGCCTTTGAACCCCAATATCAAGCAG AATTAGGAAAGCCGGTTTTCCGGTACCTCAAGTCTGCAGATGAAGCCAAGGCTGCTATTAAaggtgtgctgtcagccgaccccCGCTCGGTGTACCGCAGGACCCGGTGTCGCGACCAGCTCTTCTACTTCACTCTGGATACAGCCCACATTACCTGCTGGTTTGGGGAAGGGTTTGCTGAGGTCCTCAGAATAAAAGCAGTTGACAACTGA
- the trmo gene encoding tRNA (adenine(37)-N6)-methyltransferase isoform X2: MEMSKINFPTSTDCDHRVQKLQQQVSVMRKEIKNLRIIFVFHKNGHVSCKAKVKPPRLNGVKTGVFSTRTPHRPNAIGLTLAKLEIIKGDTVYLSGIDMIQGTPVLDIKPYIPDYDSPKGRRNQLDTEESANQDQAEPAAVVNDSEKKNTMKRDVLSGNLAIPKITVGLTEEEKYLTDNTYFESQITVLADKNASCDPEVDAIYQTPNEQKMLSALAEVKSYISQSGAFSEASVENTATQSYCATADPCKDEPNKCNEHVVYDEASNTTIASWVRASPVTSLEVRFTPHAERDLNAFEPQYQAELGKPVFRYLKSADEAKAAIKGVLSADPRSVYRRTRCRDQLFYFTLDTAHITCWFGEGFAEVLRIKAVDN; the protein is encoded by the exons ATGGAAATGTCTAAAATTAATTTTCCAACTTCGACCGACTGTGATCACCGAGTGCAAAAACTCCAACAGCAAGTTTCAGTAATGAGAAAAGAAATTAAGAACCTAAG GATTATATTTGTCTTCCATAAAAATGGGCATGTGAGCTGTAAGGCGAAGGTGAAACCACCAAGACTCAATGGGGTAAAAACTGGGGTCTTCTCTACCAGAACTCCCCATCGTCCCAATGCAATAGGACTTACTCTTGCAAAATTGGAAATAATTAAAG gggacACGGTTTATCTGTCTGGAATTGATATGATACAAGGAACTCCAGTCCTGGATATTAAACCCTACATTCCTGACTATGATTCACCAAAAGGCAGAAGAAATCAGCTCGATACAGAGGAAAGTGCAAACCAGGACCAAGCTGAACCAGCGGCAGTGGTTAATGAtagtgagaaaaaaaatacaatgaagaggGATGTTCTTAGTGGTAATTTGGCAATTCCAAAAATTACCGTTGGCCTTACAGAGGAAGAGAAGTATTTGACTGACAACACCTACTTTGAATCTCAGATCACAGTTTTAGCGGATAAAAATGCATCGTGTGACCCAGAAGTGGATGCTATTTATCAGACCCCAAATGAACAAAAAATGCTTTCTGCTTTAGCAGAAGTTAAAAGCTATATAAGTCAGAGTGGTGCTTTCAGTGAGGCTAGTGTGGAAAACACAGCCACCCAGTCATACTGCGCTACAGCAGATCCTTGCAAGGATGAACCTAATAAATGTAATGAACATGTTGTGTATGATGAAGCTTCCAATACTACCATTGCATCCTGGGTAAGAGCGTCTCCTGTGACCAGTTTGGAAGTCCGGTTCACTCCACATGCCGAGAGGGATTTAAATGCCTTTGAACCCCAATATCAAGCAG AATTAGGAAAGCCGGTTTTCCGGTACCTCAAGTCTGCAGATGAAGCCAAGGCTGCTATTAAaggtgtgctgtcagccgaccccCGCTCGGTGTACCGCAGGACCCGGTGTCGCGACCAGCTCTTCTACTTCACTCTGGATACAGCCCACATTACCTGCTGGTTTGGGGAAGGGTTTGCTGAGGTCCTCAGAATAAAAGCAGTTGACAACTGA